From one Nycticebus coucang isolate mNycCou1 chromosome 14, mNycCou1.pri, whole genome shotgun sequence genomic stretch:
- the LOC128564868 gene encoding proline-rich protein 13-like yields the protein MGLSKEESSSVGSGKVTEHQDSSVSFFAGYWAEVPSQLRASISVCLSFGGRGWGKHLNMWNPNAGQPGPNPYPPNIRYPGGCNPAHLPPVNPVCPPGPIPAPPGVPQGNPAFPPAGPPHPVPQPGYPGCQPPSPYPPPYPPPAPGMPPVNPLAPGMSGPGMMNDKKMRRKMKKAHKKMHKHHKHGKHSSSSSSSSSSDSD from the exons ATGGGGCTCTCGAAGGAGGAATCAAGTTCAGTCGGTAGTGGAAAGGTGACAGAGCATCAGGACTCGTCAGTTTCCTTCTTTGCCGGTTACTGGGCTGAGGTCCCTTCACAGCTGAGAGCTAGCATCTCCGTTTGCTTGTCTTTTGGAGGAAGAG GCTGGGGGAAACACCTGAACATGTGGAATCCCAATGCTGGGCAACCAGGGCCAAATCCATATCCCCCTAACATCAGGTACCCTGGAGGTTGCAATCCTGCCCATCTACCACCTGTCAATCCAGTCTGTCCTCCTGGCCCCATTCCCGCTCCCCCAGGAGTTCCCCAGGGAAATCCAGCTTTCCCTCCAGCTGGGCCTCCTCATCCTGTGCCACAGCCAGGGTATCCAGGATGCCAACCCCCAAGTCCCTACCCTCCTCCATACCCACCACCTGCTCCTGGCATGCCTCCTGTGAATCCCTTGGCTCCTGGCATGTCAGGACCAGGAATGATGAATGACAAGAAGATgaggaggaaaatgaagaaagctCATAAAAAGATGCACAAACACCACAAGCATGGCAAgcattcctcctcctcttcctcctcttccagcAGTGACTCTGACTGA